The following DNA comes from Quercus robur chromosome 1, dhQueRobu3.1, whole genome shotgun sequence.
AGGACCAACACAGTTTTGCAGACAAGGAGCGGAATAGAAGATCTCTAGTTTTAAGGCAAGATCTAATTTGGCCCGTGTGGCTATCTGCTGGCATTGACATCTCAGTTTTGACATGAATTTGATAAGGAGAATTGCAGCtttaaaaactaaaaccaaAATCAAGAACAAATTGCTCCCAAAGCCAAAATTTTCAAGCCTGTGAGCTTAGACCAGCATCAAGCTCTCAAGACTCCGCCTATAAATCATTTTAGTGACCAGTATAATTCATTTGGATCCATTCCCCAAGAGTCACTTCCGAACACTCAATAATTGTGACACCCATACTTTCAAGTTGAATAGATGATCAAAAagctagagaaaaataaaatcttgcttggaaaagtaaagaagataGAATATGATGAATCATACAAACTTGCTGCAATCTCCTACCTTACTAACACATCCAATCATGTATAGTCTGAATTCCCTTATTGTAGAAGCTAATAAAATGGTTCTTTACTAAaggaagtgatttttttttttttttttttttaacataagcAAGTGGGAGAGTGAAACAAACAACTTTGTGtggaagaaaaataatgaacttgagaaacaaagaaaaaaggtatGACACTTCTCTTCTTAGTGATTATTCCTTACTGTTTCGAATCTTTTGAAGCATCAGCAAACACCTCAGTGTAACATATGGGACAAGCCTGAGAAAACAGAAAATTGTCAGCCAAATTTGGGTTATGGCCAAATACGCCACTGATgagatattttataattttcatctttaaaaaTCCCAATAGCTTACCTTATTGATGCTAAGCCATTTGGTCCCACAACTAGCATGGTAGGCATGCTTGCATGGTAGTGTGATCCGTCGGTCACCTCGTTTATATTCCATCTGGCAAATCACACATCTATACagaacaaaattaaacaagTTAGATCAACAGGCCACAAAAAGTTTAGTAAGAACAGAGACGGAAAGACAAAAATTGCAGTCAAATTGGATAAAATTCCAGTGCTCTTATGCTTCTGGAGGAAGGCCTCAGAAATGTAAGGCAAGCAATGCAGATGCACCTTATACTGTGATGTGTGCACATCCAACCCCCAATGCATTCTAAAAACTTTGTACATTAATGCTCTGATGCATATATATTAGAAATTCTGCATGCATGCATAAGATGATTTTATAGACAATGATGCCCAAAAAGATGTCTCATAATAGCCATGATGCCAAGCTCAACTTGAGGTTCACGACAAAGAGAATGTCTCAAAATGTACATGTATAACATCCACCATGTCTAGCAAAGTGTCCATAAAACCATAAGTGcaagaataaaaatattatatatatggagTCATTATTAAGATGTAATTAGAATATTTGAATACGAGTTTGTAAGTTCTCTCCCAGAGGTATTGATGATCTATTAGATATGAATTTAAGGCCACTGATATGATAGCATAGGCAGATGTCAATAATTGTTGAAGCAAAAAGGGATTGGCTGGTTATCTGTCGCACTTTTACTTTTACCCTGAGTAGTGACAAAATTACATCTCAACAAGTTACTGGAGTATAAGACCGCCCATAAGAAAACTTACCTAATATACTAGTAGCATAGATGATGGTAAATTGTTCAGCTATCATCTGTGCAGAGCAGGGGGAGGAAAGTCATGGCAACTGCCTGTGTCCAATACTAATCTGAATATTCTATGTCAAAAAAAGAGTGATGAACCAATTTTTGTTCTGTCTTATGTTGGTCCAAAGAACAAGAGTCAGCTTCCTTAAGCCGTTGTTCATCAATAGCTCAGTAGTAGAGAAGTTGGCTGTTAAAAGGCTGATCATAGGTTCAAATCCTACTTGGGGAGAATTTATGGTTCTCtcttttaatttcatatatttttttggtttttatcaTTTTGTAACAAGAAGTTAAACCTAACAGTTATCCCTTTTTTCCTTCTCCTGTAAGtttcaattaaatttgaaattgcaTAGCCCTACACAATGTACTAATATATGATCACACAATCTACCTCCAAACTTCTCTCAAGCAATGTCATTTCATAGTACTCATTCTTCAGAATGACATGCCTATGAAAGAACAGGAAGTTTCAAATGAtttcttttccatttattattatcctttttctttctttttctccattttGGAAAAATCAAACTTAGGTGCGGTTTGGATAGCTGAAACGCAGCACGTTTTGCCTCTGCGTTTcagccttctttttttttttttttagtgcatgaacagtaacccACTGTTCATGCACGTAGATTACACTGTGCAGGAGAcattatgcactgttcacgggacccacaaccactttattcagaaaaaataaaataaaaaaaataaaaatggatcctacagtactatttacacatttaaaaattattttgctatagtgttttcagttttcaacggtatccaaacggacccttaaattattgttgaaagaaagattagGTATTAAATTACCACAGGTGATGAAGAAAGTGATAATCACATCCCATGAAATAGAAAGGATCATGACTTCAAAAgctgaataaaatatatttacaataatatatatatatagtgtgtacacacacacacactttaaaaaaaaggcCAGTTGAAAAGTAAACAAAGATATCAGAATCTCATAAAAGCACAGTTCATAAGCCTGAACACTACCTCTCATCTCGTGACTTCTTTCTTGAGAAAAAACCACACTTGTACTTTGAGATTGGAAGCAAAGAAATCTGTTCTTGAGAAAGACCTCTATTTTGAGTTCCTACTGCCTCACCTAATTCAAGTAATTCCTAAACATGAAAATGCTGTcagtaatataataataataataataataataataaagggaGGAGTAATAAAAAAGTCGTTcaataatttcaattttcatcaaaattttcataattagaGTTTTCACATATCGTAGATATTTTGCTGTAAGAACAACCATCATAACCAGATAAGACTGTAGGAGAAAAGCAAGTAGTCTCTATTAATCAAAATGTGTTTGGCCAAATCAGCATTAAACTCTAATCCACCATTCCACATCCAAATATGACAGCTCATAAGGACTAAAGGAAGCTTGGAATATGATCTGCTTAACCAAAACCTTTTAAAGCTCATCAGGCATAAAGGAAGTTGGAATATGATCTGCTTAACCAAAACCTTTTCCTTCCCACAGgctcaaattaaaatcacattaCCACCTCATGAGAAATAATACACTGAGTCACAATTTTCTCATTACACATATCATCAGCCTAAGAACCACATTCCTATATTTCATTAGAGTGATAGGACTCAAAGTTATGGAGAGGATAAATAACAGGAATGAAATTTAAGCAACCATTTATAGCTATGACCTGGTTCCTCTGGCTTTCCATGTCATGCCTAGCTACAACCACCAGAATTGGGCTTAATGTAAGCAATGAGTGGTTCTGCTAGGCTTTAACACAAGTTTAGCACTTTGACCAGAATGCTATTGAATGACTACAGGAATATAGATAATTTTTCAGTGGAAAGGCAGTAGTGGCCGAGAGTCTACAATTGTCATCACAttaaacagaaccaagatatGACTAATTGAGTATTTAGGTGTTCAATTTGATTGCTTATAACTTATgcatgattttttctttcttgatgaATAACGTATGCATGATTGCTTAGCACACAAGTTATACTACTAATATGAAGCTAATCTGGAGTACCAGAACcacattttcaatttataaattttttttttaaaaaagaattattgGAGAAACAGTAGAAAAGGTATGATGGAGGTGTGCATAGTAACCACCAGAAAATTACAATCTAAAGTTCAAAACtgcaataaaatccaaaaatgaaAGACCATGGAAGCTGCCTATGCTTTCATCCAAGCAGTGTCCTTAAGATTATAGAGTTAATGTTTCTAGAAACCCCTAAAAGACATAAGGTTTTCAGTTTTAATATGAGTTTCCAGCTTGCTAGGGCCAAGGCCTCATGAGATCCTAGGTCTTAAACTCCAAGCTAGTATGCTGGGGCCACCCCAATGGATTCTTTCCTATAATTAATTGGTGTCTGGGACGGGAAGATTACACACACCGAGAAAATAGTTACGTGCTCGAAGAGCTCTAGACACCCACCAAAAAACAAATGACAGAATAGCCCAATGACCTGCATAGTTTAAAGAACCTATTAGTATAGCCcctaataaaatccaaaaatgaaAGACCATGGAAGCTGCCTATGCTTTCATCCAAGCAGTGTCCTTAAGATTATAGAGTTAATGTTTATAGAAACCCCTAAAAGACATAAGGTTTTCAGTTTTAATATGAGTTTCCAACTTCCTGGGGCCAAGGCCTCATGAGATCCTAGGTCTTAAACTCCAAGCTAGCATGCTGGGGCCACCCCAATGGATTCTTTCCTATAATTAATTGGCATCTGGGACGGGAAGATTACACACACCCAGGGAAATAGTTAGGTGCTCGAAGAGCTCTAGACAcccaccaaaaacaaataacagaATAGCCCAATGACCTGCATAGTTTAAAGAACCTATTAGTATAGCCCCTAATAATTGGGGGTAAGGCTGCGTACTAATCAAGTCTCCCACATCTCTTATATCCTATAGAAGTGAGAGCTTTGTGCATTGGCTACAGCCTCTTTTACAATCTTACATATTCAGACAAATCCGCTTCAAACTACACAGCATCACTTATGGGACTTCGGCAACCTCGTCGATCATGAAAGGACTCACTCAATAACACCTCTTACAAGAATCTTTtccaccaaggggttttgcCTCTCTCACATCTTAATCATACATGACATGTCATTATGATTGTTGTATGATCAACTTGAACATTGCACTAAGTTTCTCAGAAGTCCCAAACTTGCCACAGTTTTTGCCAATATAAAAGTGTTGAATATATTAATTGCAAAATACAAGCTTCTTAAAACTTCCCAAACCATGAGAATTAAAAATTCCATGAGCCAAAAAGTGGAAGCTTCTTAACCTGTCTTACTTTTTTATAATCTTAGAACCAAAATCTACATATATACTCaaaaataagaattaagaaGCATATTCAATTAATCAGGAAATGTAGCAATGCCAAGAGAAAATGTGAGAGTTTTATGTTCTAACCTCGTAGGTCATGTTATCAGGATCAATGTTGTCTTGCCAAATGACCTGCCCGTTTCAAAGGGAAATTGCTTCAGTTAATCAATGTGTTCAACTATCATTAAGTTTCTCCCATTAAGCAAAAATGATCTCGAAAGAAAATTTGGGGCCCAACAAATGTGACAAAAACATTTTATCAAGGAAATTGGTTATTAGAAGCCTGGAAGGCTGtgcctctccctctctctatgCATGTTTACACAACATTCATGttacagagagagagacttgAAGTAGGAACTAGATCTGTACCccaccactctctctctcttctcggTGTGTATGTTTGTGCTAGTGTGCAAGTCATAGAGAAAGATAGACTTAAGCAAAACATGAGAGGCAATTCATACTTTTAAAGCATTTATGTACGTCTTATTTTGCACTAAAACTTATACAACTGACACACCTGATAATCATGAGAATTATGATGTCTCCGTGGGCctgtaaaataaaagaagaaacttaAATTGAGATACAAGTAGTTCATATTCCAAATAATTATtacaggagaaaaaaaaataacatcagAGGGAAGAAAGGATCATGAAAAACTTCTAAAGCAGCCATTATATCCCTTTATGTcctaccaataaaaaaaacatcaaataaCAGAAAATTTTAGGGTACAACCATCATAGAAAGTCAATGTGTTATATCTTTGGACTATCaaagttcaaattcaaatttaaatttgtataCATGTCTTAAAACTGCTTGCTAACTTGGCATTCCACACTCTTCACTCCTTAGTTCCCAGCACACAGCTACTTTAAGTGAGAATAGAGTAGGGAAAATAATGATGAATGACACTGAATATTGGGGCTTCCAATCAAGATGATTCACATCAGGTGATTCCATGAAACAGCAGAAGATTATACCAATGGACAATATCATGAAAGTATATGGACTACAGCTCTTCAAATTTCAACCTAATGAATCACCAGCTCATAGGTTGCCCATTCACAAAAGAGGTTTGACAAGCTTGTTTCTCTCAGCTGTGCACTCCATTCTTTGGTTAGCAAGCTCCCTCCTATGTTGCTTGGGTAAGTTAGAGAAAGATATTGGAACTGTTGTGATTGAGATTATATGGAAAATGAGAACACAACGATTATTGCAAAAAGCCGAGTGAAACTGGAAGATTTGCCATTTACAATTAATGCTAGGGTGGAAAAACAGAATTCTGTTTTAAAAGATTTATCTCATAACCCAAGGCCTTATCCTGATTATAAATGGTGCAGTCCACCTCCAGGAAGTCTCAAGATCAATTGCAATGCAGctgttggagaaaaaaaaaggtttgtatAGCAGCGGTTGGTTGAAGATTATTGAAAAATGCAAACCAGAGACTGCTGAAGCAAAAGCAGCTCAATTTCCACTTTTAATGGCTCATGAAGAAAATCTAGACAGCACTGTTGGAGAAGGGGATAACAAATGCTGACTGGATGCCTTTGGAGGTGTTAATCATCTGACAAGCTTGGAAAATAGCATGATTCTTGAAGATATCAAGGTGCTGAAAGATAGTTTCTCTAACTGTCAGTTTAATTAGATTAAAAGGCAAGCTAACATAGCAATTGACGAGCTTAGTAGATGGTCTTTGAAAACAAACCTTctgtttgtgttttctttgtttcgTCCAAAGTTTTATGAAGCTGTTATCAATGACGATGAGCTTATATGTAATAGTAGTAAATAAAATCTTTATAATTCAGCAAAAAGCAAGAGAAAGATATCAGAGGATGATCCTCTTGATGCATTGTTCTTTTCATGCTTGCTTTTCTATTTTCTGTCTcctaaacacaaaaataaccaattttCTGCAGATAGTCTAGGGAGTAACCTAGGATAAATATGAAGCCTCCACACTGtccattaaaatatttacaGAATTTAGAACTCATTGTAAGAATTTGAGCTATGATATCCAAACCAAACAGCCTAAAATTTTGACTACAATCTGTTGGATAGGAACAGTTGGGACTATGATGTGAAATCTTGCATCCAAAGAGAAAGCTAAGCTCAAAATCCATCATATAGCTAGTCATTATTGAGTAAGAAATAATGGAAATTCAGAATGAATTATACTTTGTACAGAAAGATGACAGTGTAATACATAAGGTAAGCAGTAACTGGTGGAAGCATCAAGAAGTAATTTCAGCATTACAATGAAATTGACAAGCATGCATAAAATTCTGTAATGCACTATCCTCTTGAGTGCAATATTGAGCAATATTAACAAGATTTGCAATAATGAACACAATAAGTAAATATCGTCTCCATTCTATTAAGGTCAGAACTTACATTCTATAGGGTTGTCATGCGTAGTAGTACTAGTGGCTGCATTTCCTTCCCATTCTGTCTGTGCTGCAGCAGCCTGTTCATTAACCATTGTCGAAGAGTTCTCAAAAG
Coding sequences within:
- the LOC126717736 gene encoding E3 ubiquitin-protein ligase BIG BROTHER-like, which translates into the protein MSWNPHMEVHYVNTSYPYSTAGSFMEYFEGLTYDHVNFIFSGASHAQESVYPQMNTSFYKFGFSEPGNTSYYDHGHTYAVNDHEPRIDEYRRPFENSSTMVNEQAAAAQTEWEGNAATSTTTHDNPIECPRRHHNSHDYQVIWQDNIDPDNMTYEELLELGEAVGTQNRGLSQEQISLLPISKYKCGFFSRKKSRDERCVICQMEYKRGDRRITLPCKHAYHASCGTKWLSINKACPICYTEVFADASKDSKQ